The Anastrepha ludens isolate Willacy chromosome 2, idAnaLude1.1, whole genome shotgun sequence genome contains a region encoding:
- the LOC128855565 gene encoding Golgi to ER traffic protein 4 homolog codes for MTATAVDRGGQRGVGRVLVKLENSIESGNYYEAHQMYRTLYFRYTGQQKYTDCLELLWSGAMKLVSKQQETSAADLALLLIDTLEKRGSAESDSNSDGDLWIDRLGTIIGRLSATTVERETLVSRAIKWSSDMSGITLGHPNMHKAIAQVFWAEGNYEQARHHFLLSRDGNLCGRILIKIHKNKGYDSELDLFIVQAVLQQLCLKDRKTAENTFTSFVINHPDIRRKEAPFKQPLLNFVFFLFRCIDTGRNDAFRTLCDLYKPSLNRDSSFEKYLVKIGIHFFGVAPPPSAAGGGLMGGMFGDLFTRLFQGFDDDDDESENGQHPRPCTDARSRIGGAANATDLD; via the exons ATGACCGCAACTGCAGTCGATCGTGGAGGACAACGTGGCGTGGGCCGTGTGCTTGTTAAGTTGGAAAATTCAATTGAGTCGGGCAACTACTATGAAGCACATCAAATGTACCGTACATTGTATTTTCGCTACACCGGTCAACAGAAATACACCGACTGCTTGGAGTTATTGTGGAGCGGTGCAATGAAGCTTGTTTCCAAGCAGCAGGAGACCAGTGCTGCTGACTTAGCTCTACTGCTCATCGACACCTTAGAGAAGCGTGGTAGTGCTGAATCAGATTCCAATAGTGACGGTGACTTATGGATTGACCGTTTGGGTACTATTATTGGACGGCTTAGCGCTACAACAGTTGAGCGCGAGACTTTGGTA AGTCGTGCAATCAAATGGAGTAGCGATATGTCCGGCATCACATTGGGTCATCCTAATATGCATAAAGCCATCGCTCAAGTATTTTGGGCTGAGGGAAATTATGAGCAAGCTCGCCACCACTTTTTACTTAGtcgtgatggaaatctttgcgGCCGCATTTTAATCAAGattcacaaaaacaaaggcTACGACAGCGAATTGGACTTATTCATAGTGCAAGCAGTACTACAGCAGCTGTGTTTGAAGGACCGCAAAACTGCTGAAAATACGTTTACCTCTTTCGTCATAAATCATCCGGATATTAGGCGTAAAGAAGCTCCCTTTAAACAACCACTATTGAATTTCGTATTCTTCCTGTTTCGTTGCATCGATACAGGACGGAATGATGCTTTTCGTACTTTATGCGATTTGTATAAACCCAGTTTGAATAGGGATTCATCATTTGAGAAGTATTTGGTGAAAATTGGAATACACTTCTTTGGTGTTGCACCACCACCTTCAGCGGCCGGTGGGGGTTTAATGGGTGGCATGTTCGGCGACTTGTTTACTAGATTATTCCAAGGATTTGACGACGATGACGATGAAAGCGAAAATGGTCAGCATCCAAGGCCATGCACGGATGCACGCAGCCGCATTGGAGGTGCAGCGAATGCCACTGATTTGGACTAG
- the LOC128855564 gene encoding BTB/POZ domain-containing protein KCTD9 produces MEQLATSSYKSGASTHSPLKSDQSPVEMEPSTEVVRESDAKFPASKWVKLNVGGKVYVTTLCTLVSKEPDSMLARMFSQDGMLPSEQDEQGAYLIDRSAHYFEPIINYLRHGQLIADANVSLEGVLEEARFFGIYSLISQLEPQLAQINRPIDDMPLTRRDVIKALIQTPHASELRFQGVNLAGADLRKLDFRNINFKYACMQRCNLSHANLTYCCLERTDLAFANLECSQLVSVKGLCANMEGANLRGCNFEDPTGVRTNLEGVNLKGACLESSNMAGINLRVANLKDANMKNCNLRSAVLAGADLERCNLSGSDLQEANLRGANLKDAELTLMVTPLHMAQAIR; encoded by the exons atggaGCAACTAGCAACCAGTAGCTATAAATCTGGAGCAAGTACACATTCTCCATTGAAATCGGACCAATCACCGGTCGAAATGGAACCTTCCACAGAAGTGGTGCGTGAAAGTGATGCCAAATTCCCTGCATCAAAGTGGGTGAAGTTGAATGTAGGTGGAAAGGTGTATGTGACTACCTTATGTACACTGGTTAGTAAGGAGCCTGATAGTATGTTGGCACGCATGTTTTCGCAGGACGGCATGTTGCCTAGTGAGCAGGATGAACAAGGTGCGTATCTTATAGATCGCAGTGCCCACTACTTTGAACCAATAATCAATTATCTGCGACATGGACAACTGATTGCTGACGCTAATGTTAGCTTGGAAGGTGTATTGGAAGAAGCAAGATTTTTCGGTATATATTCGCTTATTAGCCAGCTAGAGCCCCAACTTGCCCAGATCAATCGACCTATAGACGATATGCCACTTACACGTCGGGATGTTATCAAAGCGCTGATACAAACTCCCCATGCTAGTGAACTGCGTTTCCAGGGCGTGAATTTGGCTGGTGCCGACTTGCGGAAGCTAGATTTccgtaatataaattttaag tatgcatgcatgcaacGGTGTAATTTATCGCATGCAAATCTGACTTATTGCTGTTTGGAACGTACCGACTTGGCTTTTGCGAATTTGGAGTGTTCGCAACTAGTATCGGTGAAGGGTTTGTGCGCCAATATGGAGGGTGCGAACCTGCGCGGTTGCAATTTCGAAGATCCGACCGGTGTACGTACGAATTTGGAAGGTGTAAATTTAAAAGGTGCTTGTTTAGAAAGTAGCAATATGGCAGGAATAAATCTGCGTGTCGCCAATTTGAAAGATGCTAACATGAAGAATTGTAATTTGCGTTCAGCTGTTCTTGCCGGCGCAGATTTGGAACGTTGTAACCTATCGGGCAGTGATTTGCAAGAAGCAAATTTGCGTGGTGCCAATTTGAAGGATGCCGAATTGACGCTTATGGTGACACCATTGCACATGGCTCAGGCCATACGATGA
- the LOC128855563 gene encoding methenyltetrahydrofolate synthase domain-containing protein has protein sequence MENQNNVTAVATAAVPDAANAEGNGSSAIQEVSSTTNVPAEPTKRSLRVQTWKKIQDNKCGVGFNAIFNRIPGFVDSDKAAKLLSETEEFKKAQNIKVNIDRALHSVKLETLLAGKTLYLPATRDSKAIYLKVDVPADATDDQKKEILNVQDISQHRTEITLENKVKLDMVVIGSVVVSRDGYRIGRGNGFADQDIGLLNEIGSITPDTVIATIVHDLQVVDSLPKELFQKYDTPVDLIVTPTEVIHVSKRLERPAGIFWHLLSERRLKIVPVLQVFKENEEKAGKVIVLKAEDTDIEQNQKARNRRRGPFRRRFGRRNQRRAISQTDTEQQGQDQQKRNPRRNRRFANRRRRPTKSEGDQSGVEGKSQERKAAGGDRRQQQQRVRKNRLARDFCIKLSNITRDVRVKDVKSELRKRECNPLYISWKGQFGKCYLHFGNRNGTPSTEDEINKVLQSLNDLSLTVTTGGGAAAGNDSGAEGDAAQPQQTKTVTVNVELLKFDEKKAEGGSGAAANGDAAAGGDASSARIESVDTTTV, from the exons atggaaaatcaaaacaatgtcACTGCTGTAGCTACTGCTGCCGTCCCAGATGCAGCAAATGCTGAAGGAAACGGATCGAGTGCTATTCAGGAAGTCTCTTCGACAA CGAATGTTCCCGCTGAGCCAACAAAACGCTCACTGCGTGTCCAAACCTGGAAGAAGATTCAAGACAACAAATGCGGTGTCGGTTTCAACGCCATTTTCAATCGTATACCTGGATTCGTGGATAGCGACAAGGCTGCCAAACTTCTCTCCGAGACCGAGGAATTCAAGAAAGCGC aaaacatTAAGGTCAATATCGATCGGGCTTTGCACTCGGTAAAATTGGAAACCCTTCTTGCTGGCAAAACATTGTATCTACCCGCCACTCGGGACTCTAAAGCCATCTATTTGAAAGTTGATGTGCCTGCTGACGCTACTGACGaccagaaaaaagaaattctaaATGTGCAGGATATATCGCAACATCGCACGGAAATTA CCTTGGAGAACAAAGTCAAGCTGGATATGGTAGTGATTGGCTCGGTTGTGGTGTCACGTGATGGTTACCGCATTGGGCGTGGTAACGGTTTCGCCGATCAGGATATTGGCTTGCTTAACGAAATCGGTTCAATTACACCAGACACAGTAATTGCTACGATTGTACATGATTTACAG GTTGTTGATAGCCTGCCAAAAGAGCTGTTTCAAAAATATGATACACCCGTTGATTTGATTGTAACACCAACAGAAGTCATACATGTCTCTAAGCGATTGGAGCGCCCGGCTGGCATTTTCTGGCATTTGCTGTCGGAACGTCGCCTTAAGATTGTGCCTGTACTGCAAGTGTTTAAGGAGAACGAAGAGAAGGCCGGCAAAGTAATTGTGCTGAAGGCAGAGGATACTGACATCGAACAAAACCAAAAGGCGCGTAACCGTCGTCGTGGACCATTCCGTCGACGATTTGGACGCCGTAATCAGCGTCGCGCCATCTCGCAAACCGATACCGAACAACAGGGT CAAGATCAGCAAAAGCGCAATCCACGCCGAAATCGCCGTTTCGCTAACCGAAGAAGACGACCAAcaaag TCTGAAGGCGATCAATCAGGCGTTGAAGGTAAAAGCCAGGAGCGCAAGGCTGCCGGCGGCGATCGcaggcaacaacaacagcgcgtACGTAAGAATCGTCTTGCTCGTGACTTTTGCATCAAACTTTCGAATATTACGCGCGATGTGCGTGTAAAGGATGTGAAGTCAGAATTGCGAAAGCGTGAATGTAACCCGCTCTACATTTCATGGAAAG GCCAATTTGGTAAATGTTATTTACATTTCGGCAATCGCAATGGCACACCCAGCACTGAAGATGAAATAAACAAGGTACTCCAGTCGTTGAATGACTTGTCGCTGACAGTGACCACCGGTGGTGGTGCAGCCGCTGGCAATGACAGTGGAGCTGAAGGAGATGCTGCACAACCGCAACAGACAAAGACTGTAACGGTCAATGTGGAGCTGCTAAAGTTTGACGAAAAGAAGGCCGAAGGTGGTAGCGGTGCTGCTGCCAATGGTGATGCAGCCGCAGGCGGTGATGCTAGCTCTGCTCGCATTGAGTCCGTCGACACCACCACTGTATAG
- the LOC128855566 gene encoding uncharacterized protein LOC128855566 isoform X1: MDDIKQLLQHNGLQYVLSESSSASESEESTISAFKIGQKVDQQGRMPTRRPNPNVHNRNALLARENRRKKKAHLEAMEKELEEVRAANKHLKKALKQQMKAVEQLQREKRYFQSVITNHKEIENLIKALNVRMHMQQSSNANSPMLSSPGYGDSSPSSNISQHVANMDKGLQNDDFVRNPIYTSDTSNNDLVTSSICNDTWSDLLDEDFQTADLTQLTTVANEHSYAELGQMISSNSTGEDAGICLHIRQGEISLEFCPSCSWNANNNSTADILQN, encoded by the exons ATGGACGATATTAAGCAGTTGTTGCAGCACAATGGTCTCCAGTATGTGTTGTCGGAGTCGAGCTCCGCCAGTGAGAGCGAAGAAAGCACAATTTCAGCTTTTAAAATCGGCCAAAAGGTTGACCAGCAAGGTCGTATGCCAACCAGACGGCCCAACCCGAATGTGCACAACAGAAACGCTTTGTTAGCACGGGAAAATCGTCGCAAGAAAAAGGCACATTTAGAGGCAATGGAGAAGGAGTTGGAGGAAGTGCGGGCGGCAAACAAGCATCTTAAGAAGGCTTTGAAGCAGCAAATGAAAGCAGTTGAACAACTCCAGCGGGAGAAAAGGTATTTTCAGAGCGTTATAACAAATCACAAAGAAATAGAGAATCTTATTAAAGCTCTGAATGTTCGAATGCATATGCAGCAGTCGTCGAATGCGAATTCACCGATGTTGAGTTCACCTGGGTATGGAGACAGTTCTCCATCATCAAACATTTCGCAGCATGTAGCCAACATGGACAAGGGTTTACAAAATGACGACTTCGTTCGAAATCCTATTTATACATCGGATACTTCAAATAATG ATCTCGTTACTTCATCTATTTGTAATGATACATGGTCCGATCTCCTCGATGAAGATTTTCAAACGGCAGACCTGACACAATTAACAACGGTTGCAAATGAACACAGTTACGCAGAATTAGGACAAATGATTTCGTCAAATAGTACAGGAGAAGATGCGGGCATTTGTTTACATATAAGGCAAGGGGAAATTTCTCTGGAATTCTGCCCAAGTTGCAGTTGGAATGCAAATAACAATTCCACTGCAGACATTTTGcagaattaa
- the LOC128855566 gene encoding uncharacterized protein LOC128855566 isoform X2, giving the protein MDDIKQLLQHNGLQYVLSESSSASESEESTISAFKIGQKVDQQGRMPTRRPNPNVHNRNALLARENRRKKKAHLEAMEKELEEVRAANKHLKKALKQQMKAVEQLQREKRYFQSVITNHKEIENLIKALNVRMHMQQSSNANSPMLSSPGYGDSSPSSNISQHVANMDKGLQNDDFVRNPIYTSDTSNNDLVTSSICNDTWSDLLDEDFQTADLTQLTTVANEHSYAELGQMISSNSTGEDAGICLHISDT; this is encoded by the exons ATGGACGATATTAAGCAGTTGTTGCAGCACAATGGTCTCCAGTATGTGTTGTCGGAGTCGAGCTCCGCCAGTGAGAGCGAAGAAAGCACAATTTCAGCTTTTAAAATCGGCCAAAAGGTTGACCAGCAAGGTCGTATGCCAACCAGACGGCCCAACCCGAATGTGCACAACAGAAACGCTTTGTTAGCACGGGAAAATCGTCGCAAGAAAAAGGCACATTTAGAGGCAATGGAGAAGGAGTTGGAGGAAGTGCGGGCGGCAAACAAGCATCTTAAGAAGGCTTTGAAGCAGCAAATGAAAGCAGTTGAACAACTCCAGCGGGAGAAAAGGTATTTTCAGAGCGTTATAACAAATCACAAAGAAATAGAGAATCTTATTAAAGCTCTGAATGTTCGAATGCATATGCAGCAGTCGTCGAATGCGAATTCACCGATGTTGAGTTCACCTGGGTATGGAGACAGTTCTCCATCATCAAACATTTCGCAGCATGTAGCCAACATGGACAAGGGTTTACAAAATGACGACTTCGTTCGAAATCCTATTTATACATCGGATACTTCAAATAATG ATCTCGTTACTTCATCTATTTGTAATGATACATGGTCCGATCTCCTCGATGAAGATTTTCAAACGGCAGACCTGACACAATTAACAACGGTTGCAAATGAACACAGTTACGCAGAATTAGGACAAATGATTTCGTCAAATAGTACAGGAGAAGATGCGGGCATTTGTTTACATATAAG cGATACGTAG
- the LOC128855568 gene encoding E3 ubiquitin-protein ligase TM129 — translation MDESELLFNLFYLLLCMCIIYPPEEFQRLGLTIEQIFNKLLGDENINFIRYHQRRTSLNLFVHSCLPAFYFLIHKLKFSVFAEREPPEDADLDPDFPMPQEAVAFKTLTWKIAQRFSLIAVMAVPALVFNWQQQNWRRHPISQTLLKFSNVPDSFQSVAKDISTEFRRIDVYKKKLNSISTVIATENWIIKTSLYNVHFAHQSDTSLSVAKTETYNVSQDTNDTLQMVSIMVKPNRQGVADFHIRINALEFRNLEERISRPILIPSNIQFHRNVIDRFIDVFKEQVAQNPIYQADRIAEKCFACLIAEPNIKIHKQCEDVDRDGRPITAENTCSNCYCRPMWCVECLARWFAARQNEYDREVWLEQKCTCPMCRAKFCLLDVSYIEKRDAGEAGDRA, via the exons ATGGACGAGTCTGAACTGCTCTTCAATTTGTTCTACCTCCTATTATGTATGTGCATTATCTACCCACCCGAAGAGTTTCAGCGACTTGGCCTAACCATCGAACAGATATTCAATAAATTGTTAGGTGATgagaatattaattttatacgcTATCATCAACGACGAACATCGCTGAATTTATTTGTGCACAGCTGCTTGCCTgccttttattttcttatacatAAGTTGAAGTTTTCGGTATTTGCGGAGCGTGAACCACCAGAGGATGCAGATTTAGATCCTGACTTTCCTATGCCTCAAGAGGCTGTAGCATTTAAGACGCTCACCTGGAAGATTGCACAACGTTTTAGTTTGATAGCGGTGATGGCAGTGCCAGCCTTAGTGTTTAATTGGCAGCAACAAAATTGGCGCCGGCATCCCATTAGCCAGACACTGTTGAAATTCTCCAATGTGCCCGACAGTTTTCAATCAGTGGCAAAAGACATAAGTACGGAATTTCGCCG aatcgACGTTTACAAAAAGAAACTTAATTCTATATCGACTGTAATTGCAACAGAAAACTGGATAATTAAAACCTCGCTATACAATGTGCATTTTGCGCACCAAAGTGATACCTCACTTAGTGTAGCCAAG aCTGAGACTTACAACGTTTCTCAGGACACTAATGATACGCTGCAAATGGTGAGCATAATGGTGAAACCGAATCGTCAAGGAGTTGCTGACTTCCACATACGCATTAATGCCTTAGAATTTCGCAACCTAGAAGAGCGTATTAGTCGGCCTATTCTCATACCATCAAATATACAATTTCATCGTAATGTAATCGATCGCTTTATAGATGTTTTCAAGGAGCAAGTTGCACAAAATCCAATTTACCAAGCAGACCGCATAGCCGAAAAATGCTTCGCCTGCTTGATTGCCGagccaaatataaaaatacacaagcAATGCGAAGATGTGGATCGCGATGGACGACCGATCACAGCGGAAAACACCTGTTCAAACTGCTACTGCCGACCGATGTGGTGTGTGGAGTGTTTGGCGCGTTGGTTTGCTGCGCGTCAGAACGAGTATGATCGCGAAGTGTGGCTGGAACAAAAATGTACATGCCCAATGTGTCGTGCCAAATTTTGTCTACTCGACGTTAGTTACATCGAAAAGCGTGATGCAGGTGAAGCGGGTGATAGAGCGTGA
- the LOC128855567 gene encoding protein Tube — protein MYTRDTELRRLQSNDVNRLAETLGFDGGRKLMETIPKNWSAQDTVNVGDAAARGSHKWNGEIKGLGVAELKYKPEQIRLIEEATRQTSGCYFAEILIQEWSTSGRKHERPTVGLLLHLLIKADLWNAADFVAEHFLNEAPPERPLEGPGAKVDISIPTECLGSVADFVNDSAGYPGTETLNDNANCVNSVTDHNRDYYTKFPFFNKDMNGGAPKPPPRAQRMARQQNLQTHQQKLHLQNQQQVLRAETNNVVATAETNDGNLKNHSCENLQISKAQHDCNSAAVNSNIMTHNIPELSELLEVNSSHHSTIKSEEPHNVPMLTLLDPSTENLSGVPALSTPVVASTSNVAPMSSLACASGGSLPLITELNLDTNSGEPLNIDKGNSCTSNQVPRQNTSQLPNPLSDESQCSSLSNDSFDDDDENCFNGVNMLDGGNVDAELTDGNSGDQSLPCLSVFGHQSPSNDSSLTTVTCTSGDNSFELSLNDSSSTSTTDPTAQRK, from the exons ATGTACACCCGTGATACAGAATTGCGCCGACTGCAATCCAACGATGTAAACCGGCTAGCGGAGACACTGGGGTTCGATGGTGGGCGGAAGTTAATGGAAACTATACCTAAAAATTGGTCAGCCCAAGATACAGTCAACGTGGGCGATGCCGCAGCGCGAGGCAGTCATAAATGGAACGGTGAAATCAAAGGTTTAGGCGTGGCGGAACTAAAATATAAGCCAGAACAAATACGTTTAATAGAAGAAGCAACAAGACAAACGAGTGGCTGTTATTTTGCTGAGATATTAATTCAAGAATGGAGCACAAGCGGACGTAAACATGAGCGCCCAACAGTTGGGCTACTGCTACACTTGCTGATAAAGGCTGACCTGTGGAATGCAGCAGATTTTGTAGCGGAACATTTTCTTAACG AAGCACCGCCCGAGCGTCCGTTAGAAGGACCTGGAGCTAAGGTAGACATATCAATACCAACAGAATGTTTGGGGAGTGTGGCGGATTTCGTGAATGACTCCGCAGGCTATCCAGGCACAGAAACACTCAATGACAATGCTAACTGCGTGAATAGTGTGACAGATCACAATCGAGATTATTACACgaaatttccttttttcaataaaGACATGAATGGTGGGGCTCCAAAACCGCCACCTCGAGCACAACGAATGGCGCGGCAACAAAATTTGCAAACCCATCAACAAAAATTGCACTTACAAAATCAGCAACAAGTTCTACGAGCAGAAACTAACAACGTTGTTGCTACAGCAGAGACTAATGATGGTAATTTAAAGAATCATAGCTGTGAAAACCTACAAATATCAAAAGCGCAACACGATTGCAATTCTGCTGCCGTTAACAGTAACATAATGACACACAATATACCGGAATTAAGTGAATTACTGGAAGTTAATAGCAGCCATCACTCAACGATTAAGTCAGAGGAACCACATAACGTCCCTATGCTTACACTTCTAGATCCTAGTACTGAAAATTTATCCGGTGTTCCGGCTCTAAGTACACCAGTCGTTGCTTCAACATCAAATGTTGCGCCGATGTCATCGTTGGCATGCGCCTCAGGTGGAAGTTTACCACTGATAACTGAACTCAATTTAGATACTAATAGCGGTGAACCTTTGAATATTGATAAAGGAAACAGTTGTACTTCAAATCAGGTACCACGGCAAAATACATCACAATTGCCAAACCCTTTAAGTGATGAAAGCCAATGTAGTAGTTTAAGCAATGATAGTTTCGACGATGATGACGAAAATTGCTTTAACGGTGTAAATATGTTAGATGGTGGCAATGTTGATGCTGAATTGACAGATGGGAACTCAGGGGATCAAAGCCTGCCATGCTTAAGTGTTTTTGGTCACCAGAGCCCAAGCAATGACTCCAGTTTGACGACTGTGACATGTACAAGTGGCGATAATAGTTTTGAACTGAGTTTGAATGATTCGAGTTCTACTTCTACAACCGACCCCACTGCGCAAAGAAAGTAG
- the LOC128855566 gene encoding uncharacterized protein LOC128855566 isoform X3, with protein MPTRRPNPNVHNRNALLARENRRKKKAHLEAMEKELEEVRAANKHLKKALKQQMKAVEQLQREKRYFQSVITNHKEIENLIKALNVRMHMQQSSNANSPMLSSPGYGDSSPSSNISQHVANMDKGLQNDDFVRNPIYTSDTSNNDLVTSSICNDTWSDLLDEDFQTADLTQLTTVANEHSYAELGQMISSNSTGEDAGICLHIRQGEISLEFCPSCSWNANNNSTADILQN; from the exons ATGCCAACCAGACGGCCCAACCCGAATGTGCACAACAGAAACGCTTTGTTAGCACGGGAAAATCGTCGCAAGAAAAAGGCACATTTAGAGGCAATGGAGAAGGAGTTGGAGGAAGTGCGGGCGGCAAACAAGCATCTTAAGAAGGCTTTGAAGCAGCAAATGAAAGCAGTTGAACAACTCCAGCGGGAGAAAAGGTATTTTCAGAGCGTTATAACAAATCACAAAGAAATAGAGAATCTTATTAAAGCTCTGAATGTTCGAATGCATATGCAGCAGTCGTCGAATGCGAATTCACCGATGTTGAGTTCACCTGGGTATGGAGACAGTTCTCCATCATCAAACATTTCGCAGCATGTAGCCAACATGGACAAGGGTTTACAAAATGACGACTTCGTTCGAAATCCTATTTATACATCGGATACTTCAAATAATG ATCTCGTTACTTCATCTATTTGTAATGATACATGGTCCGATCTCCTCGATGAAGATTTTCAAACGGCAGACCTGACACAATTAACAACGGTTGCAAATGAACACAGTTACGCAGAATTAGGACAAATGATTTCGTCAAATAGTACAGGAGAAGATGCGGGCATTTGTTTACATATAAGGCAAGGGGAAATTTCTCTGGAATTCTGCCCAAGTTGCAGTTGGAATGCAAATAACAATTCCACTGCAGACATTTTGcagaattaa